The following nucleotide sequence is from Fretibacterium sp. OH1220_COT-178.
ACAGGCCTTTTGTCCCTTCTTCAACTTCCCATTCACAAAGCAAATACCAACATTCCGAAAATAACCTGAGAAACAGTTCGATGCTTTCTCGATCTTGATCCCACAGGCTATACAACAGGGCCCGAGCGTCTTCCCATTTTAGATCATTTTCAAGTTCCGATAAACCGTCAATTACAGCAAAGACTGGGTTTTTCATCTCACCTACGCTCCCATGCATCAGAGATTCTTAAAATTCCATCTACAACTTTATATGTAACCTCTATAAATTCCCTTACGAACCCTTGAGATGTCCATATAAAAACTTTCACCGTTTTTATCCATACTGATCCATAAGACTTTTCCGTTCCAACTGCTAAAACCGTTGCTATAGTAGCCGTAATTTTATC
It contains:
- a CDS encoding polymorphic toxin type 35 domain-containing protein, with product MKHISQDKHNWKQKLGFDPKDPKDWDKITATIATVLAVGTEKSYGSVWIKTVKVFIWTSQGFVREFIEVTYKVVDGILRISDAWERR